Within Deltaproteobacteria bacterium, the genomic segment TGCCCAGGTGGGAGGGCTTGGCATGGCGCCCGGCGCGAACATAGGTGATGGCTATGCCCTTTTTGAGGCAACCCATGGCACGGCCCCAAAATATACCGGGCTCGACAAGGTCAACCCCGGCTCCCTTATCCTTTCCGGTGCCATGATGCTCGAATACCTTGGCTGGAAAGACGCAATGGCAAAAATCCACAGCGCCCTTGAGGCAGCCATTGCCAGGAAAAGGGTAACCTATGACCTGGCAAGACAGATTGAAGGTGTAACCGAAGTAAAGTGCTCGGAGTTTGCCTCATCTATTATTGAATCCATGTAGATTAATCTATTAAATGCAATGGCCCCTTATCAGGCTCCCCTTAATAATAAGGGACATCCTCTTTCCCCCATGCTGTGCCGCCTGCCGGGCCAGGCTCTGTGCTTCGGCAGGAGACCGTCTGTGTCGCAACTGTCTTGAGTCCATAAGACCCGTGGAACCCCCGATCTGCACTGTCTGCGGCCGGCCATTTCACGGCCCGCGGGATACCGGCCACGTGTGTGGCGAGTGTATAAAGAATCCCCCATCCTTTGACACCGCCCGCTCAGTGTTTCAGTTCCAGGGGTCTATAAGGACCCTTATTCACAGAATTAAATACAACGATGACGGCTATGCCCTGAGGGCCCTTTCCTCCCTGGCTATGGAATATAATATGTTACCGGATCACTTAAGGCCGGATATGATGATTCCTGTGCCATTACACCCGAAGCGTCTGAAAAAACGGGGTTTCAACCAGTCCCTCCGGCTTGCCAGGACGATCTTTCCTCATATTCCGTTAGGAATGGATATCCTCATCAGGACATTGAATACCACGCCCCAGACAGAGCTTTCAATGAAGGAAAGGCTCAGAAATGTGAGAAATGCCTTTGAAGCCGCAAGTCCTCTGCCGGAAGGTGTGGAGATAATACTCCTCGTTGATGATGTCTATACTACAGGGGCTACTGTCATGGCCTGCGCCAGGGCCATAAAAAGGGCGGGAGCAAAAGAGGTCCATGTGTTCACGGTTGCAAGGACCGTAATAGCGCGCCCATAAGTGCTAAGTTATTTTTGCACCGGATGGACTGATGAACATCGAACATCGAACGTCCAACATCGAATAATGAATGGGGAAAGATGAAGAAGCAGACTTATGACCTGAAAGAAAGGCTGCTAATTAAAAAACCTGAACTACTAAATAATATTTTAGAGGAAACAGAAAATTAATTAAGGTTTTCGTTACGAGCATCAAAACGGCTGAAAAGAGACAGAAATAGCCATTGAATGTTAGGTATTGGATATTCGTTTTTCATTCGATGTTGGATGTTGGACGTTCGATGTTCGATGTTCATCTTTCAAATGGATGTTCGATGTTCATCTTCCAAAACAATTGATAGCCCACCTCAGGTAGGTCTCTTTCGGTCTGCTGCAGCAAATTTTCCATATCGAACATTTACTTCTTTTATCCCGCTATTTCCGAAAGGGTCTTGTAGATAGAGACGGCGCCGGGATGTCGCACTACCCTGAACTGCTTTCCGGTCTTCTTGCACGTAGCCTTTACTATCTTCAAGGCCCCGTGGCTGTTGATACTGGTGATAAACAGGATGATGTCAGCCTTGCAGACCACGTTTTTGAGAACATGCCGCCCATTGGAGCAGTCTCCGTTATGGAAAAGGAAGTCCGCGCCCAGATCATGAATTGTTCTGCGGTATTCGGGTTCCAGGCGATCAAGGCCTCCTATCACTGCCACACGCATGCCTTCCAGAGGACAACGGCATTTTTTCTGTTCTGTGCATTGATGGCAGTCTCCCCGGGCATCCTCAGGGCGGAGGAGAGTAAACACGTTACCACCCTGGATATCCTCTTCTTTGCCCGGCCCTGCCTTCTGTCCTGCGGACCGGTTTTCATCCTTGACTTGCATAGATGATTCAATCAGTCTCTCATATTCAGCAATCTTTTTATTTGCCTGTTCAAGCTCATAGGCAATCTTCTTTGCTTCGCGTTTCAGGGCTGCTTCTCGAAATGGCCGTTGCCTCAACTCCGTCAACTCCCGGGAGTACTCGGCCAGCTTCTTCTTGAGTTTTAATATTTCCGCATCCTTTTCCTGTAGCTGCCTTTTAAATGCATGTTTCACTGAAACTTCAGATATATTGACCTCGGATTGAAAGCGACATCCTTCTGTGGTCTTTAGGCCTTGTTTTTTCTCCGTAGCATCGTGGTTCAGGACAGAAAGGCCGAGCTTGAGCTGGCTACAATTTTCCATGAGACGCCAGATAAGAGAATGTGACAGAATTTGAGCCTGTTTGCGCATCTCCGGTCTTGAGTCAGTGCTTGCAGCCCACAAAATGGGGGCAGGCCACTGCCTGTTTCCAATTGACAATGCCAGGTCCTCAGGGGCCAGGGAACGGACCCTTGACGGCGCAACGGAAAACCGGTGCTTGAAATGACGGTTTAGTTCCTTTGCAACGGATTTTTCAGGATCGTGACTGTAATGATGAAGGCTCCAGAGCTCGTAGCCCGGATCCATATTTGCCTTTGTGGATTTCAGGTAATACTTTGTACATATCTTACGCATATCTTTGATGTTTATGGTCATGGCCATGAGTAATGTCAGAGTTACGCAATCCGGCAATGGGATTTTACCGCCTTTTACTGTACTACATGAAGATATAGTATGATTGTCTGTGGCTTTAACAGTGGGGTCCGCCTGATTCTTGAGATTTTCTACGGCATTTTTCATAACCGCCTCCTGACAGATATTATATCTTGAAATTCAATTGCAATTACCGGTTAAATTGATGCCTTGCCCTGCAGATCTGCGCCGCTCTCATCTTTTATCTCATTTATCACATGTAAGGGCAGAAAGACCTCAAAGGTGCTCCCTTCTCCAGGGATGCTGGTTACGTCAATCCATCCGCCCCGCCGGCGGATCAGGGCAAAGACAATAGCCAGGCCCCATCCCCGCTTTCGGCTTTTTCCACCCGCCTCTTTGGTGGAAAAGAGGGGATCGAAAATCCGGTCAAGCATATCCTCAGGAATACCTGACCCGTGATCGCAAACAGAAAGGACTGCAAAGGTCCCTGGATAAGCGTTCCCGTGTTGCCGGCAGTAAGAACTGTCAACGGTGCGTCTGAAAGTCCCGACAAGCAGATCTCCTCCTTCCGGCATCGCCTCCTGGGCATTGACTGCAAGGTTGCTCAATATCCGCCATATGTCGCCCTGGCTCAGCAGAACCGGAAGGGGATTACCGCAGGGAGTAAAGTGCAGATTGATATTCTTGTTGAAAGATGATCTCAGGGCATCAAGGGCCAGTTTTGCCTCCACGGTTAAATCCCTGCAGACCAACTCCACTGTGATTTCGTCAGGCCCGATGGCCTGCAGGCGATTAACCAGACCTTCCATGTTGTCCAGGACCTTGCGTACGGCAAGTACCTTCTGCTTTATCTCATTTTGGGGGAATTCCTTTTCGAGCCGGTAAATTGTGGCTCCGATGGCAATCAGACCGTTATTGAGGTCGTGGCACAGACCTTCGGCCAGGTGCTCCATGGATGCCATTTTCTGGATCTGGATAAACTCCGCCACAGCATGATCTGTGGAATCCAAAAGGTTCCGGATAGTGTTCAGAGAGTCACGGACACCGGTAAGTACCGGGCCGATTCCAGCAGCAAATTGCGCTGCATTCCTTATTGGGCGCATTCGTGTAACCGGTCCTCGTATGGATATTCGGCCTTCTACCATGGTCTTACCTCCATTCATTGTTCACTCCTCGGAAATCTCGCGCCTTGCATCTGAAGCATTTTGAGCGGAATCATATTTCAATGACTTTTTTGTAGTAGTGAAGTAGTTAGTGTAAGTAAAATCGTTCAGGGCCATTTCTTTATTTGTTGATAAACTAAATGCGTTACATTTGCAATAGGTAATTAAAAAAATATTTGGATGAGGCCCTGGCGGGGCCAAAAGATAGATTGTTCAATTAGAAGAAGTATGGCTGACCAAGTTTGCCTGGCGCCCTGATCAGCCAGACGAATAACGATCACTGATCAGTTTCCCGTTGCTTACCGGCAGGCATGTCCACAGTCCCTAAAAACTATTTCCTGTCAGTTTTTGCTTTTTTTCTTGACAACACAATTTAAAGATGATATTGTGAATACGTTTCAATTAAGGGATGTACCTCACGGGACGTATTCTGAAATGGAACACAAAATTTCCTTTTGACATGCCAACATGATTTTTGTGGTGCGATATCTCAGGATTAGGGAGTGATCATGGGACAAAGGGCTGGCGTTTATCACTTGTTTGACGATAAAAACTATCAGGAGGTCGATGCGGTCATAAGGCCCGGCATGCCTCTTACTATGGCCGGAACGGGTGAAAAAGTGCGTATCGTAATGTTTGCAAGCGGTAGGGGGATGCACCAGAGGCTGATCAGCATGGGCCTGGATGTGGGATCGGAGATCGAGGTAATCAGAAGGGGTGCCCCGGGGCCTTTTCTGATAGCGACCGGCGATACGCGTCTTGCTATAGGGGCGGAAATGGCCCATAAGATCATGGTTATTCCGGTAGAAAGGAAAATCTAATGACTCTGGATGAAATAAGACCCGGCCAGGGGTGCCGCATCGTGAGGCAAAACCTGGGCGGTGCAACCGGACAGCGCTTGATGGACATGGGTTTTATGCCCGGAACAAAGGTTGAGGTTGTACGCAACGCCCCCCTGGTAGACCCCGTTGATCTCTTGATAAGAGGATATCACGTCAGCATACGTCATGCCGAAGCCAAGGGTGTGGAGGTGGAACAATTATGAGACATAAAGGCAGTGAAATAGTAGTGGCTGTTGCCGGCCAGCCGAATTCCGGCAAATCGACTATTTTCAACATGTTGACAGGGGCAAGGCAGCATGTTGCCAACTACCCCGGTGTTACCGTCGAAAAAAGAACGGGGAAATACAGCCACAATGGCGATACTGTGACACTTGTGGATCTGCCCGGAACCTATAGCCTTACTTCCTATAGTCAGGAGGAAAGGATTGCCAGAGACTTTCTGCTTCATGAAAAACCAACATGTGTGCTTGATATAGTGGATGCCTCCAATCTCGAGCGCAATCTTTACCTGACGTTTCAGCTCCAGGAGATCGGCATCCCTCTGGTTGTTGCATTGAATATGATGGATGTAGCCCAGGCCCGCGGCCATGTGATTGATACGCATAAGCTGAGTGAACTACTGGAGGCACCAGTAGTTCCTACAGTGGGAAATAAGGGCAAGGGAAAACAGGAAGTTAAGGAGGCCATTGTAAATGCTTGCAAAAATACTGAAAACGGCAGTTTTCGCATTGATTACGGAGAAAAACTGGAATCGATCCTGGGCCTGCTTGAAAAAAAGCTTTCAGAAGATCTGAATATTTCTACCTCTTATCCGGTGCGGTGGTTAGCGGTAAAACTCATGGAAAACGACAGCGAAGCGCGTCGACTTGTAGAGAAAGCGGCTTTGGCATAGGAAATATATGAAGGCCGAAAAAGAGATATTAAATCGCGTTGACTCAGAGAGAGAAAAATTTCTTTCCCAGCATAAAGAGGCGGCAGAGGCAGTCATTGCACAAAAGCGTTATCAGGCTGCTGAAAGGATCGCCGATATCGCGGTCAAGCGGGAAAAAGGCGTCCGTAGAACGTTGACGGATAAGATAGACGCGGTTGTCTGCCACAGGGTTTTAGGACCGGTTATCCTTCTGGGCGTCATCTATCTCTTTTACGAGCTGTCCATAGCGCAGGGCTACAAGGTCACCGCTTATACCTGGCCCCTGCTTGCTGCTTTTCGGGATTTTTGTGCCTCTATGCTCCCATCCCCGGGGCTTGTTTTTGACCCTCTTTCCAGAACGGTTCCCCTGGGAGTTATTGATGGGATCGTAGCTGTATTGAATTACATACCCATCTTCCTCATATTGTTTTCTCTGATAGCCATCATGGAGGATTCGGGCTATATGGCCAGGGTGGCATTCATCCTGGACCGTATTTTCAGAAATTTTGGTCTGCATGGCCAATCCGCGCTTCCAATGATATTGAGCGGGGTGTTTGTAGGCGGGTGCGCAATACCCGGTGTAATGGCGTGCCGTGCTATAAAGGATCAAAAGGCTAAGATAGCAACCATACTGATCTGCCCCCTCATGAATTGCCTGGCCAAAATCCCTCTCTATGTGCTCCTTGTGGGTATGTTCTTCGCTGCCCACAAGGGAATTGTCATGTTTTTCATATCGACGATCACCATTATCATAGCCCTCTCGGTATCTAAAATCCTGAGTTTTACATTGCTCAGAAAAGAAGAAACCGCACCTTTTGTCCTGGAGATGCCCCCGTATCATGTGCCTACGATAGGGGGCGTGCTGAGACGCTGCATCGAACGGACCTGGCTTTTCGTCAAAAAAATTATAACCATAGTT encodes:
- a CDS encoding amidophosphoribosyltransferase, whose product is MQWPLIRLPLIIRDILFPPCCAACRARLCASAGDRLCRNCLESIRPVEPPICTVCGRPFHGPRDTGHVCGECIKNPPSFDTARSVFQFQGSIRTLIHRIKYNDDGYALRALSSLAMEYNMLPDHLRPDMMIPVPLHPKRLKKRGFNQSLRLARTIFPHIPLGMDILIRTLNTTPQTELSMKERLRNVRNAFEAASPLPEGVEIILLVDDVYTTGATVMACARAIKRAGAKEVHVFTVARTVIARP
- a CDS encoding iron transporter FeoA, producing MTLDEIRPGQGCRIVRQNLGGATGQRLMDMGFMPGTKVEVVRNAPLVDPVDLLIRGYHVSIRHAEAKGVEVEQL
- a CDS encoding ferrous iron transport protein A, whose protein sequence is MGQRAGVYHLFDDKNYQEVDAVIRPGMPLTMAGTGEKVRIVMFASGRGMHQRLISMGLDVGSEIEVIRRGAPGPFLIATGDTRLAIGAEMAHKIMVIPVERKI